In the Microplitis mediator isolate UGA2020A chromosome 5, iyMicMedi2.1, whole genome shotgun sequence genome, CGTCGGTAGTCATCGGCTGTCGCATATGAACGGCCAGTTCCTCAGCGAGTTCGTCAGTGACGACACCCGAGTGCACGCGGATAGTCTGCCCGTGATTTAACTGACTGACGAACTCACCGCGAGTCAGCAGCTGTCTTGCGTCTTGTATCGACAGGGGAATGGGATTCCCGGCGCTGTCAGTTATCTGGAGCTGGAGATTCTGATCAGAAAGATCAATCTCTACCTGCGCGTCGTCAGTCTTACTGATCATTTGTTCCTCGACATTGAGCGCAGGGAGCACTTGAGCGTCAGCGGTCTCCTTGTCCTCGATCATGCCAAAGTGCAGCGTTCTCGATTGACTCGGGTCATTTGGATCCTGGTAAGACACATAAATAACTTGCGTACCCTCTTCAGATCCCTCGTCCGTGATGACTCGCTGGAGTTCTAGCGAATCATCGGCTTCCTGGCTCGGGAATATCTGCCACAATTCTCCAGGTCCCGCGCCAGCTACAACGCCAGTGGTTCCATCTTCAGCTCCAGCAGGAGCTGCGATAACTCCAGACACCCCGGCTTTAATATCACTGATATTCATAACTTTGTGCTCTCTATGAGTGCGTTTGTGTTTCGTCAGATTTGAACAATCAGCGAAATGTTTATCGCAGATATTACACCTGTAGGGTTTTTCGCCGGTATGTGTGCGCATGTGTTTTTTCAATGCCCATTGTTCAGTGAATGATTGCTTACAATGTGAACACTGGAACGGACGATCATTGTTGTGTCTGCGTACATGAGTTTTCCAGGTGTCTTTATGTAAATATGTTTTACCGCAGTACTCACACTTCCAGGGTCGCTCGCCAGTGTGTCGCTTCTGATGCAATTTGAACTGCGAGGACGTCGTAAAGCTGCGCCTGCATACCTCACACTCGTAAGGCTTTACTCCAGTGTGTATACGTATGTGTTCCTGCAAATTGCCATTCTGTGAAAAATCTTTGTGACAAATATTACACCTGTAAGGTTTCTCTCCATTGTGCCAGCGATAGTGCAAAGTCAAACTCGTTTTGTGAGCAAACTGACGATTGCACTGATTGCAGCGATACTTTTTCTCCCCGGTGTGCGTCGACTGATGATTTATCAAGTTGGCTTTGGTCTTGAAACTCGCCTCACACAATTTACAAACATACGGCCGCGCCTGCGAGTGGGTGAGCTGGTGCCGCTGGAGCAGCTGCTTGTGTTTGAAATTCTTACCGCATTTGTTGCAAACAAACTTACGGCCGTTGTTGTGCTCAGCTTCTTTGTGATAGACCACCGAGCTAGGATGATTCAATACCTTGCCGCAGATATCGCACACGCACGCTttgttcgtttttttttttatggtgatGTCGTGCGTCGAGACGTGGACTTTCAGGTTTTCCTCAGTCGCGAAAGTTTTTTCGCACACACTGCACACGAACGGATTGTCGACGTTATGAAATTCTTTTATGTGAGCTTCCAAAGTGTCCTGGGTTACGAACAGCTCTTCGCAGTCATCGCACACGTACTCTTTTATCTCGGAGTTTTCTTTGAattcatcatcgtcatcaaCATCaccttcatcatcatcatcaccagtACCAGTACCAGCACCAGTACCATTAGCATTACTATTATCAttgtcattatcattatcatcattaacATTATCTCCATTAATATCTTCATCTAGAGTTTGTACTTTTGAATCCTGCTTATCATCTAGGGACTCCAGCGCATCAGTTGAGTCGTTGATGTCATTATCGTCAATCATATCCGTTAAATCCTGTAAGAATTCAACGTTggtacaattatttttaataacttttttgccAGTATGGCCTTCATTCTTTTgatgcaaaataaaattatctagtaTCGTAAACTGTTTGTTGCACTTAAGGCACTCGAATTTATCATTCAAGTGACTGCTCTTGTGGAGTACGTAGCGGTGACGCTGCTGGAATCCGCGACCGCAGGTATTGCAAACATATTTAGCTTTTTTGTGGCGCGACTTCGGTCGCCCGCGACCGCGGCCGCGATTCATGATGATCAGCTCGCCGAGATCTTCGCCGTCTTGGGACTCGAGGTGTCCTATCACCTCTTCGTTGCCGTCTGGAAGCGGCATGTTCTTGTCTCCTTTTTCGTCTAGTTCGCGTTCCCCGGTATCTTCTTCGTCATCAATGACACCTTCCTCCTTAAACATTCTCTCCAACTCTTTTCCCCGAACTACTTCAGAGAAACGTTTAGGAATCTTGCGCTTGCGTCTCCGTCGACCATCACCGTCCAGTTCGTCATCGTCATCCTGCTTGTCGTCGTCCTCTTGACTCGTTTCCAAAACTTCCTCGTCTTTTAAATCTTCCGTGTGGTTTTTTGGCGGGCGACCGCGCTTCCGTCGCGGTTTTTCTAAGCCTTCCATTTGTAAACTCATGTCATGCTCCGCTGCGTACATCGAACCGTCCGGTAgtactatttttaaatgaaataattaattacaaataaattagtctttaaaaaattaaaaaaatatgcaggACAAGTAATTTTAAACGTACTATTGATGATAATTTGCTGCCcataattttcatcatttttttgttcgtAATTTACCAGCTCCATCGTATCAGGATTCAATTGC is a window encoding:
- the LOC130668549 gene encoding zinc finger protein 271-like isoform X1, producing the protein MDDILLYDSTICRLCAENNTNGVNLFTDNTEYPDLSSLINRYLPLKVRNDGKLPTTICPGCNIQLESTMQFFDLLVEGQKKLRDLLKQENELFKKNDRLKMSHNDNQLEQLNPDTMELVNYEQKNDENYGQQIIINILPDGSMYAAEHDMSLQMEGLEKPRRKRGRPPKNHTEDLKDEEVLETSQEDDDKQDDDDELDGDGRRRRKRKIPKRFSEVVRGKELERMFKEEGVIDDEEDTGERELDEKGDKNMPLPDGNEEVIGHLESQDGEDLGELIIMNRGRGRGRPKSRHKKAKYVCNTCGRGFQQRHRYVLHKSSHLNDKFECLKCNKQFTILDNFILHQKNEGHTGKKVIKNNCTNVEFLQDLTDMIDDNDINDSTDALESLDDKQDSKVQTLDEDINGDNVNDDNDNDNDNSNANGTGAGTGTGDDDDEGDVDDDDEFKENSEIKEYVCDDCEELFVTQDTLEAHIKEFHNVDNPFVCSVCEKTFATEENLKVHVSTHDITIKKKTNKACVCDICGKVLNHPSSVVYHKEAEHNNGRKFVCNKCGKNFKHKQLLQRHQLTHSQARPYVCKLCEASFKTKANLINHQSTHTGEKKYRCNQCNRQFAHKTSLTLHYRWHNGEKPYRCNICHKDFSQNGNLQEHIRIHTGVKPYECEVCRRSFTTSSQFKLHQKRHTGERPWKCEYCGKTYLHKDTWKTHVRRHNNDRPFQCSHCKQSFTEQWALKKHMRTHTGEKPYRCNICDKHFADCSNLTKHKRTHREHKVMNISDIKAGVSGVIAAPAGAEDGTTGVVAGAGPGELWQIFPSQEADDSLELQRVITDEGSEEGTQVIYVSYQDPNDPSQSRTLHFGMIEDKETADAQVLPALNVEEQMISKTDDAQVEIDLSDQNLQLQITDSAGNPIPLSIQDARQLLTRGEFVSQLNHGQTIRVHSGVVTDELAEELAVHMRQPMTTDDNQQAIALDDNSALVKVLEDDPADQIDDPADSAPAFELINEDGNKVRLVHSYYASVLANPVDEYVSIG
- the LOC130668549 gene encoding zinc finger protein 271-like isoform X2 — translated: MQFFDLLVEGQKKLRDLLKQENELFKKNDRLKMSHNDNQLEQLNPDTMELVNYEQKNDENYGQQIIINILPDGSMYAAEHDMSLQMEGLEKPRRKRGRPPKNHTEDLKDEEVLETSQEDDDKQDDDDELDGDGRRRRKRKIPKRFSEVVRGKELERMFKEEGVIDDEEDTGERELDEKGDKNMPLPDGNEEVIGHLESQDGEDLGELIIMNRGRGRGRPKSRHKKAKYVCNTCGRGFQQRHRYVLHKSSHLNDKFECLKCNKQFTILDNFILHQKNEGHTGKKVIKNNCTNVEFLQDLTDMIDDNDINDSTDALESLDDKQDSKVQTLDEDINGDNVNDDNDNDNDNSNANGTGAGTGTGDDDDEGDVDDDDEFKENSEIKEYVCDDCEELFVTQDTLEAHIKEFHNVDNPFVCSVCEKTFATEENLKVHVSTHDITIKKKTNKACVCDICGKVLNHPSSVVYHKEAEHNNGRKFVCNKCGKNFKHKQLLQRHQLTHSQARPYVCKLCEASFKTKANLINHQSTHTGEKKYRCNQCNRQFAHKTSLTLHYRWHNGEKPYRCNICHKDFSQNGNLQEHIRIHTGVKPYECEVCRRSFTTSSQFKLHQKRHTGERPWKCEYCGKTYLHKDTWKTHVRRHNNDRPFQCSHCKQSFTEQWALKKHMRTHTGEKPYRCNICDKHFADCSNLTKHKRTHREHKVMNISDIKAGVSGVIAAPAGAEDGTTGVVAGAGPGELWQIFPSQEADDSLELQRVITDEGSEEGTQVIYVSYQDPNDPSQSRTLHFGMIEDKETADAQVLPALNVEEQMISKTDDAQVEIDLSDQNLQLQITDSAGNPIPLSIQDARQLLTRGEFVSQLNHGQTIRVHSGVVTDELAEELAVHMRQPMTTDDNQQAIALDDNSALVKVLEDDPADQIDDPADSAPAFELINEDGNKVRLVHSYYASVLANPVDEYVSIG